ggcagaccagcaggagggaccttcaggaggtctagctagctcggaccaggagtgagtggacttttcttttataaatgattttatgcaaatgaatttcattatttgatcttgaataagttttattgagtaTGATTTTCCTAAcatgatttgttgaatttaaatatctttatttatatgctgcttagttgaatgTGCTAAAGagatatggaaagtagagattgagaGTACATCAGATAATATGGCAGCAGAGTTTCATATATTTATCagaattttcagaaattttatattttctcagaaattttacattttcttaaaccaccgtgggtacccagttacagaaacagtttGCCTTCAGTATATgatgccttcggatatgacgatgtccacagacatccagtttgctttcagtttgtcagtgcacttgacatttgcctcacgagtttcggggacgccggGACCGTGAGAGtcaggaatgcggatcaggctgactacgatcccctgaatcctgccagtttgcggctcgggttgactttgtgtcactgagacctgccaggggaattgacggaattaaaggggtacacctaggtggtagttttaaattgattacagtgctttcatgcgagttttattgatcttgaatatgatttgcatatatgtatataaatatgtgaatgccttaattttagtatgattcaaatgcagtttaaatattcagttttacataactgtttttccagtgggggttagtatattctatTACTATTTtctgaacctttatttttgtccactcacatttattgaatgttttgcgcccccaggctgtagacgtgcacaggaatccaccaccgggccatttttCCGTCTTCCGCGCTTTTCATTTGTTatagaagttttgttttgtaaaaggataaACTCATCTGTAATCTATtagtaattgctctgatatgttGCCCTTGTTTGATAACTGAACTGTTGGCATGTATATTTAAGTACTGGCAGTTGGCTGTATAAGTATACATActtgttttgacaggtgtaaattTGGGGATTGAATAAATTACAGGgaagactctgccgaattttcagtAGGAGTCAAGGctaaattgaaaataagttgaaattagaagggcaaataggtcatatgtgtccgacattcgccaggtgtcggacacgcacagggtctgACTCGAATTCCAATATGGAATTTgaatcgggtcctgtcactatcgcttatactaaaaaaatcaattggtaaaaaaaatcttGAGGTTCTTGGTCTGTAAACCGACTCGGTGAGTGAGTGGACAATCAAAGCCCAGACTTGTCGTTACTTTGAGTTTGTTTGACCGGTATTGGTAGGCCAATAAGCCcaatatacaaaaatataaaaatgaaaaactcttgattaatttaataatgTTACCTTAAAGTCTGTTGACTTATTGACTTTGAAAATGGCATATGATGATAATATGCGCAACAGGCGCATGGATAATTCCAAGTTTATGTTTGGTGTAGTTTGAAAAATGCCACCGTGGATACAAATTACAATGACAAGACGCTGAAATGGCGCCATGACATTGATCACCAACAGGAACGTCTGCTATACTTTCCAGACTCCCAAGTCCTCTGCGCTTTAATCACAATATTGACAGGTGATGGATAATTAGTTAAACGACtataatgttttaaaaaaatattgcatttgtttattttgtaggtcataataatatgttttaataatttttaaactGTCTAATATTTTGTAAATATCATCTATATATTACGACTCACTCGGTTGAAATACAATTTATCAATTAGTTGGAGTCTACAGAGACTTGACCAATTAGTTGTCAATTGTGAATTGAAAACTATACTTTTCATCACTAAATGCTTGGAAATTAAGGCCAATAAACCCGGTGGACATCCATGTCTCCAATTAGCCTATATAAGGCCAAGAGTATGCTTACATTACAGCAGCAACTCAATAATCTAGAGGCAATCTTGTTAATTATTCATGGCAACTCCCATGATTTCTAGCTCCTCCTTCCTTAGGTTTTTCATGGCTTTCTTCTCTGTATTTCTATGCCTAATTCTCTGCTCTTTCGAGAACGGATTTGCTTTGGCAGCAAGAGATACAAAACCCCACCTTCTGCCACATACCACTCACACAGTTGAAGTAAACTCTCTTCTACCAGCAATCACCTGCAGCCCCTCCACCAAAGGTTAATTCATcccatattatatatatatatatatatatatatatatatataacttaaTTTCAATGCATTTATGTATCTCTaacactcactctctctctctatgcaTACATGTTTCGATGATCTCAGGTCATAACAATAACAAGGCATCGGTATTGAAAGTGGTGCACAAACATGGGCCATGCTCCAAATTCCACAAATCATCCAAAACTTCAACCACAACTAGTGATGAAAAATACCATGCTCAAATCCTCGAGCAAGACCAAGCCCGAGTCAACTCAATCCACTCCCGCCTcaaccacaacaacaacaaagacCCACTCACCCAATCCGCCGCCACCACCCTCCCCGCCAAGTCTGGTATCGTTATCGGCTCTGGGAACTACATTGTCACCGTCAGCCTCGGTACACCCGCCAAGCAACTCTCCCTCGTCTTCGACACTGGCAGCGACCTCACCTGGACCCAATGCCAGCCATGTTCTGCTACTCAGTCTTGTTACAAACAGACTGAGCCCATCTTCGACCCTTCTCTCTCCGCCTCATACAAAAACACCCCATGTACTACCGCCGCGTGTACTCAGCTCCCATCCTCCGGCCTCGAACAAAGCTGCTCCAACTCCACCTGCCTTTACATCGCCGTTTACGGTGACAACTCCTTCTCTAAAGGGGTATTTGGCAGCGAAAAGCTTACATTGACCCCTACGGACGTTTTTGAAAGTTTCCTCTTCGGCTGCGGCCTAGACAACGGAGGCCTATTCAGAGGATCCGCCGGTTTGCTCGGTCTCGGCAGGAGCAGCATCTCCTTCGTCGAGCAAACCGCCAATAAATACAACCGGTTCTTCTCCTACTGCCTCCCGTCGACTTCCAGCTCCACCGGTCACCTCACCTTTGGTGACGGAGGCTCTCCTAACGGCGTTAAGTTCACGAAGCTCATCACGTCATCCCAAAGCGAAAGCGCGTCGTCGCTTTACGGCCTCGGCCTCGCCGGCATCAACGTCGGTGGGAGCCAGCTGTCGATTGCGCCCTCGGTCTTTTCGTCTTCTGGAACGATCATCGACTCAGGGACGGTGATCACGCGGTTGCCGGCGACGGCATACGCCGTGTTGCGGGGCGCGTTTCGGGAGGCGATGAAGAACTACACGCTGACTAATGGCGATTCGTTGCTGGACACGTGTTACGATTTCAGCGGCTTGAACACGGTGTCATATCCGAAGATAGCGTTTGTGTTTGGGGATGGACTTACGGTGGACTTGGACGCGACCGGGATATTGTTTCAGATAAGTCCTTCGCAGGTTTGCTTGGCGTTTGCCGGAAACAAGGATGATAGTGACGTCGGGATTATTGGGAATGTTCAACAGAAGAGGTTGGAGGTTGTGTATGACGTGGCCGGAGGAAAAGTCGGATTTGCCCCTGCAGGTTGCGATTGAGTAATGACGTCGTCCATGGGTATAAGTGTAATACAAACAGCTTGCTAGCTTATAGAAAAAAGCATTGGGTTACATATTTGTGTGTAATGTAATTGGACTGGATTGAGAAAGTAGCCCAAttcttaaattttaattttgtctgTTGTAAGTCGGTGTCTcctggttttctttttggggttcTTATTCTTAAGGGAAATACCCATGTAATTCTTATTTTCTAGATATAAATTTAACTATTTCTAAATATTTAAGATAAGTCTTAAACCCAAATTCCAAATATGCTGTCATTtaagataatatatatttgtccTAGTGCCATTAACCTTCATCAATTCCTTCCTTTGTTTGCAACTGTACATTGATTCTTTTCCTAATAAACACTGTATAGTCTCTTGGATATGGATGATGACAGAATCCGACCTAAATTCTATTTTGGAATCTAAGCCGAACtatgtgcgtgtccgacacttggcgggTGTCGGGCACACTTGACTAAATTGCGCTTCTAACGAAACAGAAGTTCATCTCAAGTTTGACTTCTgtcgaaaattcggcagaatctcccctgtaaatAGTCTTTACTCCAAATTCTTCCACATGTACAAAATACAATTATAATACCAACTATTCAGCATGCATGAAGTTTACATTCAAGCAATCCAACAACATAACTATATGGCCTCAGACTTTACAGAAATTCTAGGGCAATTTCAGAGCAATACTAATCAGTTTAATTTACAGGAATAGTTCGATTATAAAAGAAATCCTACATAGCGAAAAAGATGAGTGAAGAGTGGTGACTACCCTGTGGTGGCGCTCTGGTACACGACTACTGCCTtagggcgcaaaacatttaaaagtgtgagtggacaaaaataaacttttggaaaatagaatattaacatactaaccccactgttaAAACATTATGTTCTATATTCGTACAAGAATAAAGACATACATATAACTAA
The window above is part of the Prunus dulcis chromosome 1, ALMONDv2, whole genome shotgun sequence genome. Proteins encoded here:
- the LOC117615098 gene encoding aspartyl protease family protein At5g10770-like, which encodes MATPMISSSSFLRFFMAFFSVFLCLILCSFENGFALAARDTKPHLLPHTTHTVEVNSLLPAITCSPSTKGHNNNKASVLKVVHKHGPCSKFHKSSKTSTTTSDEKYHAQILEQDQARVNSIHSRLNHNNNKDPLTQSAATTLPAKSGIVIGSGNYIVTVSLGTPAKQLSLVFDTGSDLTWTQCQPCSATQSCYKQTEPIFDPSLSASYKNTPCTTAACTQLPSSGLEQSCSNSTCLYIAVYGDNSFSKGVFGSEKLTLTPTDVFESFLFGCGLDNGGLFRGSAGLLGLGRSSISFVEQTANKYNRFFSYCLPSTSSSTGHLTFGDGGSPNGVKFTKLITSSQSESASSLYGLGLAGINVGGSQLSIAPSVFSSSGTIIDSGTVITRLPATAYAVLRGAFREAMKNYTLTNGDSLLDTCYDFSGLNTVSYPKIAFVFGDGLTVDLDATGILFQISPSQVCLAFAGNKDDSDVGIIGNVQQKRLEVVYDVAGGKVGFAPAGCD